The following are encoded together in the Labrus mixtus chromosome 2, fLabMix1.1, whole genome shotgun sequence genome:
- the ppp2r2ca gene encoding protein phosphatase 2, regulatory subunit B, gamma a, producing MGEDAESPKINHTFLRDYVTEADVISTVEFNQTGDLLATGDKGGRVVIFQRETESKGELEDVGETLDSGEYNVYSTFQSHEPDFDYLKSLEIEEKINKIRWLSQQNAAHFLLSTNDKTIKLWKVSERDKRPEGYNLKDEEGRLKDISTITSLQVPVLRPTDLMVEVRPRRVFSNGHTYHVNSISVNSDGETYLSADDLRINLWHLGITDRSFNIVDIKPANMEDLTEVITSAEFHPHHCHLFVYSSSKGTLRLCDMRASALCDRHTKLFEEPEDPGSRSFFSEIISSVSDVKFSHSGRYLLTRDYLTAKVWDLHMDKGPVETFQVHEYLRSKLCSLYETDCIFDKFECVWNSSDSVIMTGTYNSFFRMFDRETGRGVTLEAWRESSKPRAVLRTRRVYTGGKRRRGDVGVDSLDFTKKILHMAWHPAENIIAIAATNNLYIFQDRVSPDTQGQ from the exons ATGGGCGAGGACGCTGAGAGCCCCAAAATCAACCACACCTTCCTTCGAGACTACGTCACTGAAG CTGATGTCATCTCTACGGTGGAGTTCAACCAGACAGGGGACCTGCTGGCCACAGGGGATAAAGGTGGCCGAGTGGTCATCTTTCAGAGAGAGACCGAG TCTAAAGGAGAGTTGGAGGACGTGGGGGAGACACTGGACTCGGGGGAGTATAATGTCTACAGCACGTTCCAGAGCCACGAGCCGGACTTTGACTACCTGAAAAGTCTAGAAATCGAGGAGAAAATCAACAAGATCCGATGGCTGTCACAGCAGAATGCAGcacacttcctcctctccaccAATG ATAAGACCATCAAACTGTGGAAGGTGAGCGAGCGAGACAAGAGGCCAGAGGGATACAACCTGAAAGATGAGGAGGGCCGGCTCAAGGACATCTCTACCATCACCTCTCTGCAG GTGCCGGTGTTGAGACCCACAgatctgatggtagaggttcgACCCAGACGAGTGTTCTCCAATGGACACACCTACCATGTCAACTCCATATCTGTCAACAGTGACGGGGAGACCTACCTGTCTGCGGATGATCTCCGCATCAATTTGTGGCACCTGGGCATCACAGATCGCAGCTTCA ACATTGTGGACATCAAACCAGCCAACATGGAGGATCTGACGGAGGTGATAACATCAGCGGAGTTCCACCCGCACCACTGTCACCTGTTTGTGTACAGCAGCAGCAAAGGCACCCTGCGCCTCTGCGACATGAGAGCGTCCGCGCTCTGTGACAGACACACCAAAC TGTTTGAGGAACCTGAGGACCCAGGGAGCCGCTCTTTCTTCTCAGAGATCATCTCCTCCGTGTCGGACGTCAAGTTCAGCCACAGTGGACGCTACCTGCTGACCAGAGACTACCTCACCGCCAAGGTGTGGGACCTGCACATGGACAAAGGCCCAGTAGAGACGTTCCAG GTCCATGAATACCTGAGGAGCAAGCTGTGTTCCCTCTATGAAACCGACTGCATCTTTGAcaagtttgagtgtgtttggaaCAGCTCAGACAG CGTGATCATGACAGGCACGTACAACAGCTTCTTCCGCATGTTCGACCGGGAGACGGGGCGAGGCGTGACTCTGGAAGCGTGGCGAGAGAGCAGCAAACCTCGGGCCGTGCTGCGGACCCGGCGCGTGTACACGGGTGGCAAGCGTCGGCGGGGAGACGTGGGCGTAGATAGCCTGGACTTCACCAAGAAGATCCTGCACATGGCCTGGCACCCAGCTGAGAATATCATCGCCATAGCAGCCACTAACAACCTGTACATCTTTCAGGACCGCGTCAGCCCTGACACACAGGGACAGTGA
- the pde5aa gene encoding cGMP-specific 3',5'-cyclic phosphodiesterase: protein MPCLQPEALESMESGSATSARVSTAATAETEESLRTVTTETKPRTMKGMGWFFSPLWSPRSKTRRRRFEDGTKGTQVEAWLDDHSDFTRAYFLRRASAASAPQTDVSHLQPRIPKSNLDHPCLLKKALHHCRGSSPLSNPHLNISYTSDRLKPLASHHVASEWIDSFTPEVMGCHSPLSPRSSRFSFSPCPPLSPICPGSPELPHFPLQPQCTSAPSPAACGNGECCPWMRGLMRGGLSWMGSVAELCLGAVLHAGELLAAEGCCLSLVKKDSSGRSTLEEVVALIELGDLSEGNLCSHAHMELVKGIMGCVLATGSPMNLRDVSEDPRFEIDEDQSSKIRTLLSVPIKNHREEVVGVVFMINKRNSSDISVSVFTSMDEKVLSNHMDVLGMVLDNVQLYESSRQEAKRSQALIEMAQVLSKEHHSFEVLLSKMAATIMPFTRSQYCTIFIPNDQDEDSFSRVIHLECEELGSSCQIYRREHDVSDIDQSYALQTLLAMETLNMFESSDESMKSLICCPVRNERSEDVIAVCQLMNKRCRDSDELEAFNRYDERLLEDLAVYCGLALQYAQAVQITEERRASIEVTQEVLAYHITAAEQEIQVLQEAEIPSADSLRILDFHFSDFGLPEDMTSQATVRMFLDLNLVQDFNIDYKSLCQWVLTVRRGYRNNVPYHNWNHALSTAQSMFAMLMATNQLQTIFSRSEILALMIATLSHDLDHRGVSNSYIERSQQPLAQLYGHSSLENHHYNLCLFILNNTGSQILSGLTAEEHRSVLQMIKRAILATDLTVYMERRKEFFSLSKKRKVSWKSEKQRDLLRSMLMTASDLSAITKPWHEQQRIANLVSMEFFAQGDKEKEEFKIKPVGIMNRENSTRLPYMQVEYIDDICYPLYKAVSTLFDSCFPLMLGCKKNRENWLQLVKEAEEESENSFCSITLETHENDEGKLQTEE, encoded by the exons ATGCCCTGTCTGCAACCTGAGGCGCTGGAGTCCATGGAGTCCGGGAGCGCGACTTCTGCGAGGGTGTCAACCGCTGCTACCGCGGAGACAGAGGAGTCCCTCCGCACGGTAACCACGGAGACCAAGCCGCGGACGATGAAGGGCATGGGCTGGTTCTTCTCACCGCTGTGGAGCCCGCGCTCCAAGACGCGACGGAGGAGGTTTGAAGACGGCACGAAGGGCACCCAAGTGGAGGCATGGCTGGATGACCACTCTGACTTTACCAGGGCCTACTTTTTACGCAGAGCTTCCGC GGCCAGTGCTCCACAGACAGATGTGTCCCATCTGCAGCCCAGGATACCTAAAAGCAACTTGGACCACCCTTGCCTGCTCAAGAAGGCTCTACACCATTGCCGAGGTTCCTCCCCGCTCAGCAACCCACACTTGAACATTTCCTACACATCAGACAGGCTAAAACCCCTCGCTTCCCACCACGTCGCCTCGGAGTGGATTGATTCCTTCACGCCGGAGGTGATGGGGtgtcactcccctctctctccccgctcttCTCGCTTCTCCTTCTCTCCGTGCCCCCCTCTTTCTCCCATATGCCCAGGTTCCCCTGAGTTACCCCACTTCCCTCTTCAGCCTCAGTGTACCAGTGCCCCATCGCCTGCAGCCTGCGGAAATGGCGAGTGCTGCCCGTGGATGAGGGGGCTCATGAGAGGAGGTCTCAGTTGGATGGGTTCTGTCGCAGAGCTCTGCCTCGGGGCTGTCCTGCATGCTGGGGAGCTGCTGGCGGCTGAGGGTTGCTGCCTCTCCTTGGTAAAGAAAGACTCTAGTGGAAGGAGCACGTTGGAGGAGGTGGTTGCTCTGATAGAGTTGGGGGACTTGAGTGAAGGGAACCTCTGCAGCCATGCACACATGGAGCTAGTGAAGGGCATCATGGGATGTGTGCTGGCTACAGGGTCGCCAATGAACCTCAGAGACGTATCAGAG GACCCCCGGTTTGAAATAGATGAGGATCAATCATCAAAAATCAGGACTCTTTTGAGTGTTCCCATCAAGAACCACAGAGAAGAG GTGGTCGGCGTGGTGTTTATGATCAACAAGAGAAACAGCTCTGACATATCAGTTTCTGTTTTCACCAGCATGGACGAAAAG GTGCTGTCCAACCATATGGATGTGTTGGGGATGGTTCTGGATAATGTCCAGTTATATGAGAGCTCAAGACAAGAGGCCAAACGCAGTCAG GCCTTGATAGAGATGGCGCAGGTATTGTCAAAGGAGCACCATTCCTTTGAAGTTCTGCTGAGCAAAATGGCTGCCACCATCATGCCCTTCACACGTTCGCAGTACTGCACAATCTTCATCCCCAATGATCAAGACGAG GATTCATTCTCCAGAGTGATCCACCTGGAGTGTGAAGAGCTTGGATCTTCCTGCCAGATCTACAGAAG gGAGCATGACGTCAGCGATATTGACCAATCATATGCCCTCCAAACTCTGTTGGCGATGGAAACACTCAACATGTTTGAGAGTTCTGACGAGTCAATGAAGAGTCTGATCTGCTGCCCTGTCAGAAATGAGAGGTCTGAAGATGTTATTG CCGTGTGCCAGCTAATGAACAAAAGGTGCAGAGACTCAGACGAGTTGGAGGCCTTCAACAGATATGATGAGCGCCTACTGGAGGACCTGGCGGTGTACTGCGGCCTGGCTCTACAGTACGCCCAGGCTGTGCAGATCACTGAGGAGCGCAGGGCCAGTATTGAGGTCACACAGGAG GTTCTAGCCTATcacatcacagcagcagagcaaGAAATCCAAGTACTGCAG gaggcCGAAATTCCTTCTGCTGATTCGCTGCGTATTCTAGATTTCCATTTCTCTGATTTCGGTCTGCCAGAAGACATGACCTCTCAGGCCACTGTTCGGATGTTTCTGGACCTCAACTTGGTGCAGGATTTTAACATCGATTACAAG AGTCTGTGTCAGTGGGTCCTGACTGTGAGACGTGGTTACAGGAACAACGTGCCTTATCACAACTGGAACCATGCACTCAGCACTGCTCAGAGCATGTTTGCTATGCTCATGGCCACAAACCAACTCCAG ACTATTTTCTCCCGTTCAGAGATTTTAGCGTTGATGATAGCCACGCTGAGTCATGATCTGGACCACAGAGGAGTCAGCAATTCATACATAGAGAG gagtCAGCAGCCTTTAGCTCAGCTTTATGGACACTCGTCTCTTGAGAACCACCACTACAACCTGTGCCTCTTCATCCTAAACAACACT gGGAGTCAGATTCTCAGCGGTCTCACTGCAGAAGAGCACAGATCGGTTCTACAGATGATCAAAAGGGCAATCCTCGCCACAGACCTCACCGTCTACATGGA gagaagaaaagagtTCTTTAGCCTctctaagaaaagaaaagtgagcTGGAAGAGCgagaaacagagagatttaTTGAG GTCAATGCTGATGACAGCCAGTGACCTTTCTGCTATCACAAAGCCTTGGCATGAACAACAAAGG ATCGCCAACCTGGTTTCCATGGAGTTCTTTGCACAGGgggacaaagagaaagaagagtttAAAATCAAGCCTGTT GGCATCATGAACAGAGAGAACAGTACTCGTCTGCCATACATGCAGGTTGAATACATTGATGACATCTGCTACCCACTCTACAAG